The Pseudomonas multiresinivorans DNA window CGAGCGGCGAGGAAATATCCCCCCGCCACCGCGATCAGGTTTCCGAAGATGATGCCCGGCTTGGCGACCAGGAGATAACGCTTGAGTTTCACGGCATCGGCCCTCAGGGCATCGGCATCATCAGGGTGTCTGCGGTGTAGATGATCCACAGCGACAGACCGACCACCAGCAGGATGATGATGGCGGTGAAGATGAATGCCATGACGTTCCAGCGACCTTCCGAGGAGAAGTTCATGTGCAGGAAGCAGATCAGGTGCACGACGACCTGGACCAGGCCCAGGATCACCATGGTCAGCAGGGTGGCGTGACGCGAGAAGCCACCGTCGATGACCATGTAGAACGGGATCGCGGTGAGGATCACCGAGAGCACGAAGCCAATGGCGTACGAGCCCAGGCTGCCGTGGCCAGCACCGTGGGAATCGTGGCCGTGGGCGCCGTGGGAGTCGTGATGATGTGCAGCAGCGGACATTACAGAGCCCCCATCAGGTAGA harbors:
- the cyoD gene encoding cytochrome o ubiquinol oxidase subunit IV; the encoded protein is MSAAAHHHDSHGAHGHDSHGAGHGSLGSYAIGFVLSVILTAIPFYMVIDGGFSRHATLLTMVILGLVQVVVHLICFLHMNFSSEGRWNVMAFIFTAIIILLVVGLSLWIIYTADTLMMPMP